The region CTTGGTAGTGCTGTAGGACCCATCCGGCAATCCCGCCGCTGATGATGGCCCCGACCGAGGAGGCGAGCTGCCGGTCGGCCATGGTGCGGCCCCGCTCCCGGCGAGTGAATACTTTGGCGAGGATCTCTTTGAAATAGATGCCGCCGAAGCCGGCGACGAAGCTGAAACCGAAGAGCCCGATGCCGATCAGCCAGAGGGTGAGGGTTGGGTTGCGGTCTCCCACGAAGTGGATCGCCGCGCCGATGAGGAACCAGAAGAGAAAGCGAAAGAGGAATACCCGGCGCATCAGGGGCATGACCCGGGCATAGCTCTGGGCGTAGAAGGCGGCGACGAGCTGCACGGCGATGGCCCCGCCACGCAGCAGGGAGGCGAAGAGCCCCACCAGGACCAGGTTGGAACTGAAGTGGTGGACGATCAGCGGGAGGATGGTGCTGGGCTCGGCCACGGTGGTGGCTACGGAGAGGAAAAAGCCGTGCAGGATGTTCTTGAGGTTATTGATCTGGTAGTTTTTTGACATTTAGTTCGTTCTCAGGATGTCCAGAGGATGGGACGGGTGGCTAGGGGCTTTTTCTCTGACGCTATGTGTTTTGCGGTGTCGGTTGCCCTGATGCTTTTTGCTCCGTTTTGCACTTCGTCTTCGGGGAGTGTAGGCGACTTGGCTCGGGTTTTCGGCGGAGGAGTCACCGACCAGGGTGAAGAGACGTCGGTTGACGTAGGGGAAGCGGCTGGAGGGGTTCCAGAGCAGCCAGCCCGAGGCTCCCAGCTTTTCGGCGGCACGGATCTGGGCGGCGATCTCATGCTCTTTGTATTGATGGCGGCTGAAAGCGTAATCCCGGAAGGCTTGGAGCCAGGGGCGGAATTTGGAAGGGGAAACGCCCCGGGCGATCCCTTTTCGGAGGCTGATGCGGACGATCTCGTAGGGATGGGCGGCCGGATTGGAGAAGGTGACGCTGCCGCGGTAGAAGCCTGAAGGGTAGAGCATGGGACAGATGTAATCGACGTGGCGCGCCATCTTCTCGAGGACCTGGCCGATCTGCAGGTCGCCCGGATTCCAAAGCACATAGCCGAAGACATCGACGGAGACCTTGACCCCCAGGGGGTGAAGCCGGTTCTCCGCCTCCTGGAGAAAGCTGTCGATGGCGACGACTCGGTTGGCCCGGGTATCGGGGCGGTCGTAGCGCAGGCCCCGATGGGCGGGGAAGCGGATATAGTCGAAATTGATCTCATCGAAGCCCAGGCGGGCTACTTCCTCGGCGATGGCGAGGGTGTAAGCCCTGGCCTTCGGGTCGAAAGGATCGACCCACATTTCGCTATGGCGGTCCCGCCAGATTCCTCCGCCGGGACGGTGAACGGCCCGAGAGGGATAGGCAAGGGCTTGGCGCTTGTCTTTGAAGACGGCGATCCGGGCGATGAGGTAGATCCCCCGCTCTTTGAGTTCACGGGCATAGCGGTGAATATCCCGGAGAGTGGCGTGACGGGAAGCACGGGTGCGCCGCACTTCGGGCAGGG is a window of Nitratifractor salsuginis DSM 16511 DNA encoding:
- a CDS encoding putative glycoside hydrolase, which encodes MLRIWLLSLLLLSTYLSAYDTFYPSRLKNITETQAPDALSLFGYSSSEVRALYLNRHTAGPSTPQFKHALNIIARTPMNALVIDMKNVKGDLSYPSALPEVRRTRASRHATLRDIHRYARELKERGIYLIARIAVFKDKRQALAYPSRAVHRPGGGIWRDRHSEMWVDPFDPKARAYTLAIAEEVARLGFDEINFDYIRFPAHRGLRYDRPDTRANRVVAIDSFLQEAENRLHPLGVKVSVDVFGYVLWNPGDLQIGQVLEKMARHVDYICPMLYPSGFYRGSVTFSNPAAHPYEIVRISLRKGIARGVSPSKFRPWLQAFRDYAFSRHQYKEHEIAAQIRAAEKLGASGWLLWNPSSRFPYVNRRLFTLVGDSSAENPSQVAYTPRRRSAKRSKKHQGNRHRKTHSVREKAPSHPSHPLDILRTN